From the Salarias fasciatus chromosome 16, fSalaFa1.1, whole genome shotgun sequence genome, one window contains:
- the abcb11a gene encoding bile salt export pump — protein MTELAEAKTPDSAKEASKNENVLSVGYFQLYRFATWKDRVMMVLGTLCAVIHGSATPLALLVYSMLTDTFVAYELEVQALRDPNKECNNNTVYWINGSVYESDENLTVSCGVDIETEMTMFAYYYVGIGVAVFILAYFQIALWVSAAARQTQRIRKAYFRKVMQMEIGWFDCCSVGELNTRLADDISKINNAIADQVSIFAEKISTFVFGFMVGFIAGWKLTLVVIAISPLIGLAAGLMAMAVSRLTGQTMRAYGKAGAVADEVLSAIRTVAAFGGEDKEVERYDKNLLDAQTSGVKKGSIIGVFQGCLWCIIFLAYALAFWYGSKLVLDTKELTPGGLMQVFFGVLLGAMNLGQASPCLEAFASGRAAAKAIFETIDREPEINCFSEEGHTLDRVKGDIEFRNVTFFYPSRPDVKILNDLSTEIKAGETTAFVGPSGSGKSTAIQLIQRFYDPQEGMVTLDGHDIRTLNVQWLRSLIGIVEQEPVLFATTIAENIRFGRSGVTMEEIIQASKEANAYNFIMDLPQQFDTLVGEGGGQMSGGQKQRIAIARALVRNPKILLLDMATSALDNESEAVVQNALDSVRIGRTTISIAHRLSTIRNADILIGFEHGQAVERGTHSELLDKKAVYFTLVTLQNQDLSQTTNGKEKEDDADQHTKPAAVARILKYNKPEWPYLVLGSLGAGFNGLVSPIYAILFSQILGTFGIADLNEQRRQINSICILFCIVAAVSFFSQFLQGYAFAKSGELLTRRLRKVAFQAMLRQEIGWFDDPKNSPGVLTTRLATDASVVQKAAGSQIGAIVDCLTNVVASIIIAFYFSWKLAFVIMVFLPFIVLSGLFQTNILTGFAKTDDEAMEAAGQISSEALTNIRTIAGLAKEESFVQSYEEKLELPYKSDKKKAKIYGLCFGFAKCVFYMAYAASFRYGGHLVSSEGLHFMMVFRVISAIIVCGNAMGRAFSFTSDYAKAKTAAAHFFTLLDRPPQISISQADGEKWENFQGEIEFRGCKFTYPTRPDVQVLKGLVVSVKPGQTLAFVGSSGCGKSTSVQLLQRFYDPDEGQVLIDGRPSDKVNVPFLRSQIGIVSQEPVLFDCSIAENIQYGDNTRTVSMTEIVEAAKKAHLHDFVMKLPNAYETQVGAQGSQLSRGQKQRIAIARAIVRNPKILLLDEATSALDTESEKTVQSALDEARKGRTCIIIAHRLSTVQTADIIATMSDGSVIEQGTHESLMAQRGAYYKLVTTGAPIS, from the exons ATGACGGAGCTGGCTGAAGCAAAAACTCCTGATTCAGCTAAAGAAG CAAGCAAGAATGAAAATGTACTGAGTGTCGGGTACTTCCAGCTG tatcGATTTGCCACCTGGAAAGACAGGGTTATGATGGTGCTGGGGACTCTGTGTGCAGTCATACACGGTTCAGCTACTCCTCTGGCACTTTTGGTGTACAGCATGCTGACAGATACATTTGTTGCTTATGAGCTTGAAGTACAGGCTTTAAGAGACCCAAACAAAGagtgcaacaacaacacagtctATTGGATTAATGGCTCAGTGTATGAATCAGATGAGAACCTGACAGTTTCTTGTGG GGTGGATATTGAAACAGAGATGACCATGTTTGCGTATTACTATGTCGGAATTGGAGTAGCTGTTTTCATTCTTGCTTACTTTCAG ATTGCCTTGTGGGTGTCAGCGGCTGCAAGACAAACTCAGAGAATCAGAAAGGCTTACTTCCGCAAAGTAATGCAAATGGAAATTGGATGGTTTGACTGCTGTTCTGTGGGTGAACTAAACACCAGGCTAGCTGA cgATATTAGCAAGATCAACAATGCCATTGCTGATCAGGTGTCTATTTTCGCTGAGAAGATCTCCACGTTTGTGTTCGGCTTCATGGTTGGTTTCATTGCTGGGTGGAAGCTGACTTTGGTGGTAATCGCAATCAGCCCTCTCATTGGTCTAGCTGCTGGACTCATGGCAATG GCAGTGAGTCGATTGACAGGACAGACAATGAGGGCCTATGGTAAGGCTGGAGCTGTGGCCGACGAGGTCCTATCAGCCATCAGAACTGTCGCAGCTTTTGGTGGGGAGGATAAAGAAGTTGAGAG GTATGACAAAAACCTTTTGGACGCTCAGACCTCTGGTGTGAAAAAGGGCTCCATCATAGGCGTGTTTCAGGGATGCTTGTGGTGCATCATTTTTCTTGCTTATGCTCTGGCGTTTTGGTATGGATCCAAACTGGTTCTTGACACCAAAGAGTTGACTCCTGGTGGGCTCATGCAG GTATTTTTTGGAGTACTCTTGGGAGCTATGAACCTTGGCCAAGCCTCGCCGTGCCTGGAGGCCTTTGCTTCTGGTCGTGCAGCTGCGAAGGCTATCTTTGAAACAATTGACCGG GAACCAGAAATCAATTGTTTCTCTGAAGAGGGCCACACATTGGATAGAGTAAAAGGAGACATAGAGTTCCGTAATGTCACTTTCTTCTACCCATCTCGGCCTGATGTCAAG attttaaatgatttaagCACTGAGATCAAAGCAGGAGAAACCACTGCTTTTGTTGGACCAAGCGGATCAGGAAAGAGCACTGCAATTCAACTCATTCAAAGGTTTTATGACCCACAAGAAGGAATG GTGACTTTAGACGGCCACGACATCCGTACGTTAAATGTCCAGTGGCTTCGCTCTCTCATTGGCATCGTGGAGCAGGAGCCGGTGTTATTTGCCACAACGATTGCTGAGAACATCCGGTTTGGTCGATCGGGAGTAACCATGGAAGAAATTATTCAGGCATCAAAAGAAGCTAATGCTTATAACTTCATTATGGATTTACCACAG CAATTTGATACACTGGTGGGTGAAGGCGGAGGACAGATGAGCGGAGGACAGAAGCAAAGGATTGCTATCGCTCGAGCTCTCGTCAGAAATCCCAAGATCTTGCTGCTGGATATGGCTACATCTGCTTTAGACAATGAGAGTGAAGCTGTGGTCCAGAACGCATTGGATTCT GTTCGCATCGGCAGGACAACAATTTCTATAGCCCACCGTCTTTCCACCATCAGAAATGCAGATATACTTATTGGATTTGAGCACGGACAGGCTGTGGAGAGAGGAACGCACAGTGAGCTACTAGACAAGAAAGCCGTATACTTCACTCTggtcaccctgcagaaccaaGACCTGTCACAAACAACTAATG GAAAA GAAAAGGAAGATGATGCAGATCAACACACAAAGCCAGCTGCGGTTGCACGTATTCTTAAATACAACAAACCAGAGTGGCCCTACTTGGTGCTCGGCTCACTGGGAGCTGGTTTCAATGGCTTGGTCAGCCCCATTTACGCCATCCTGTTCAGCCAGATTCTTGGG aCTTTTGGCATTGCGGACCTGAATGAGCAGAGGAGGCAGATTAATTCAATCTGCATTCTGTTTTGCATTGTGGCTGCAGTTAgtttcttttcacagtttttacaG GGATATGCGTTTGCTAAATCTGGAGAGCTGCTCACACGGCGTCTGAGGAAAGTGGCATTTCAGGCCATGTTGAGACAGGAGATCGGCTGGTTTGATGACCCTAAAAACAGTCCTGGAGTTCTCACCACCAGATTGGCCACAGATGCATCCGTGGTCCAAAAG GCAGCAGGTTCTCAGATTGGAGCTATTGTTGACTGCCTGACCAACGTAGTAGCCTCAATCATCATTGCCTTCTACTTCAGCTGGAAGTTGGCATTTGTCATCATGGTGTTCCTGCCATTCATTGTGCTCTCGGGATTATTCCAAACCAACATATTAACAGGTTTTGCAAAGACAGACGATGAAGCCATGGAAGCAGCAGGTCAG ATATCCAGTGAGGCTCTGACCAACATCAGGACCATTGCAGGCTTGGCCAAAGAGGAGTCATTTGTGCAGTCATATGAGGAGAAACTTGAGCTGCCGTATAAATCAGACAAGAAGAAAGCCAAAATCTATGggctctgttttggttttgCCAAGTGCGTCTTCTACATGGCTTATGCTGCTTCTTTTAGATATGGCGGCCACCTAGTCAGCTCTGAAGGTTTACATTTCATGATGGTTTTTAG GGTGATTTCAGCAATTATTGTTTGTGGGAATGCCATGGGTCGAGCTTTCTCCTTCACTTCAGATTACGCCAAAGCCAAGACTGCTGCCGCTCATTTTTTCACGTTGTTAGACAGACCTCCACAAATCAGCATTAGCCAGGCAGATGGAGAGAAATGG GAAAACTTCCAAGGGGAAATAGAGTTCCGTGGCTGCAAGTTTACTTATCCGACAAGACCTGATGTTCAGGTTCTGAAAGGCCTGGTTGTGTCTGTGAAGCCTGGTCAGACTTTAGCATTTGTTGGAAGCAGTGGATGTGGAAAAAGCACCagtgttcagctgctgcagcggttCTATGACCCCGATGAAGGACAAGTG ttgatCGATGGCCGTCCATCTGACAAAGTCAATGTGCCCTTCCTGAGATCCCAGATTGGCATCGTGTCCCAGGAGCCAGTTTTGTTTGATTGCAGCATAGCAGAGAATATACAATACGGAGATAACACACGCACTGTCAGCATGACGGAGATTGTTGAAGCTGCAAAGAAAGCTCATCTCCATGACTTTGTGATGAAGCTACcaaat GCATATGAGACCCAGGTTGGTGCTCAGGGTTCACAGCTGTCAAGAGGGCAAAAACAGCGCATTGCTATTGCCCGAGCCATTGTCAGGAACCCCAAGATCCTGCTGTTAGATGAGGCTACTTCTGCCCTGGACACGGAAAGTGAAAAG ACTGTCCAGTCGGCCCTGGATGAGGCGAGGAAAGGGCGAACCTGCATCATCATTGCTCACCGGCTGTCGACCGTACAGACCGCTGACATCATCGCCACCATGTCTGATGGAAGCGTTATAGAGCAAGGCACTCATGAAAGTCTCATGGCCCAGAGAGGTGCCTATTACAAGCTGGTCACAACAGGCGCTCCTATCAGCTAA